The following coding sequences are from one Sebaldella sp. S0638 window:
- a CDS encoding autotransporter domain-containing protein, whose product MLRNKKVCMFLALGSIANIYAENNNSISKGKYDRIYNNMTKNIGNKSSDENYKLLEKILNKRNKELKDLYMQSDYIVKPEYLEWQIYFSGFYNNNHRGGSKETAVSIEKGTAKSVDLGMYIPVKGIMREDVELNISPVDAPVVNVNMTPAAAPQITAPIFTVGDLSFPTVPNVAIPYFGVQNSFQGKSIGGITTLVRYNTSGNKIYENLNVESTAGTSLELNGATNNITVTGEAAYNNGSYTGTTASSYTHTGYTTGFSAHNISNSGNFEVKGNWDMSITDGKSYDNWGFLSYRPYYATTDSKVVFSGNLTLQANNTTNTFSSTALVGLSLNLGTSTANLGTKATLENTGTITLKDGTQQGQSGIAMQLDRGTATSSKEGELINSGNIIIESTSKNVSGSTGGVGVFVAVDPYTKPILIKSGNISITGNGNRAVEIGASVYGSYDYVNSSIEIDGSNGKIILEGDKNVGLYVQRGLSTTGTNILDSVRNMDILINGTNTPAVSRETQSATLKTMDMILNDTIIQKVEFGENSKQSSLVKVSYGNVILDSSLVNSIEPINAGFQNSIAAGSYATVIKNYMPVTINSGAKAMSVIVTNGTFENYGDIINNSSSYANEWGYNYGGLGLVITGMVAGEHGLNKGNITMNGDYATAIYNNGLNMTSENSFIEVNGKQPTAVYSGAGSLYVNGGYVNTSSETDITTDRLEINGDGGAAIFSKGGNVSLQSKTSGQAMEMTVNGKDSFAFFFQKFTNNGSSLTGKTVINGDVNVNLKNGAIGYYYEGSGIASEADLPEYINSITDTSNGKLTINADSDSFNIAVKNTKVNLSDLRDITESSSIEFNGLGRSKVTSSLLVIDIDSNIDKNNNTGDKTYRNTEIGKSGVSVSQGVTIKGTEDNLVGIGQSYNANEYNRISSENNGTIDLEGSNSIGIYTKRAGQTNTGILNLNGETGIGMYTTGGTARNDGEINIGNNGVGIYAESYPVPDDGSTSYSSFTVYNSGKITAASGEKAIGIYVNENSSGGTYGSGTLALEGGTDIDVSASKGGVGIYSNKSYIMSSGPIKITVGENGTGIYIKDNSVYSDNLELNLLGDNSVGVYTDGTASFMSSGTVNVDGKGIVIFNVAGSGTFNQNFSVNSTSDSQYIVQNIKDRTLYYDSSASLGDGGTFISGINSAVLLGNNSYISAAGNNMVGIALTGGYSGGIPVTINGETVYQEATNKGVINFSGDKSTAIYATNGASAKNEGTIYLGGSSVGLYGSGSGTSIENTGHIEIGAGSSGLYIKDGDNVSNYGTINSTGERSVCIYLDGSNNITGENNGVITLTGDKSVGVYITSDGAKTFNNRNSVEIGNSVSMSDPAIGIFNNNTQGTVNNSADIISGVNSIGIYSKGGEVNHTAGDVKVGLSGTGIYMNSGNLNITGGNLTLTGEKTVGIYGTNGAVIDNNAGISVSSDSYGVVLSKDSVYTGRNISNLEDKSVLVYSDGKTTVNNEAGADLNMAGSDSIGFYLINGGDITNKAVITGDNGTANIGIYNKAGSIDNSGDIKIGDSVIIDPENPFANKYSVGLYGENVQNMKNSGNITVGSNGVGFYSVSNINESLNTGNITSASEKAVGIYIEQGAVRNEGNITLSGDGSIGIAGTRNTEITNAGTITMNGNNSMGIYANANSKVINENTGKIYINGNNSTGIQLSGSSILENYGLIEIASGTIGSEQVVTGDAAYTPPSIINAGIIKVDEKFELDGFNLIIKPDSSSFRVPTMEEISLNGYSPDDINGGFLLSNSVSIVAPGFNFGDNDVKIDPLFTQGTNARVYKFENVFDPTTPEGGQNTGEVSVKSSSLTFDAIPVTNDQGKIDIWMEKIDYDNFTKGAWYDGFAKNIEDKYLNAQGDALKIYDKLDLITDENTLRDSFEQLSGSVYANINQREQDIYGVLNNALFTLQNSENNTKENVKINVIAGKGSTKENTSGVESYDYNTVGVLALREVERTYRHTFGYSLGYTRTDFQMKDTNNEDQADTVQLGLHNKYSVNGWNFRNDLLGRVSFHNNDRSIQWYDGTKSDMKSDYNVYGISSLNEIGKDIEIGRNVKLVPFTGLELGYMAHESFEETGGAESLNVESNDGYSIKPSIGLRLEAEKSLGSNSDWKIKGNIGAAYEYELGNMNRQEKASLSVIEEGYHKLAQTAEDKGKIKTGGTIGVELKDRYGIFLTGEYGAGNDNKEDYKVGVSFKAAF is encoded by the coding sequence ATGTTAAGAAATAAGAAAGTATGCATGTTTTTAGCTTTGGGTTCCATAGCGAATATTTATGCAGAAAATAACAATAGTATCTCTAAAGGTAAGTATGACAGAATTTACAACAATATGACCAAAAATATAGGGAATAAATCGTCAGATGAAAATTACAAACTTTTAGAAAAAATACTAAATAAAAGAAATAAAGAGTTAAAAGATTTGTATATGCAAAGTGATTATATTGTGAAACCTGAGTATCTTGAATGGCAGATATATTTTAGCGGGTTTTATAATAATAACCACAGGGGCGGTTCAAAAGAAACAGCAGTAAGTATAGAAAAAGGTACAGCAAAATCAGTAGATCTGGGAATGTATATTCCTGTAAAGGGAATTATGAGAGAAGATGTGGAGCTGAATATTAGTCCTGTGGATGCACCTGTAGTAAATGTCAATATGACGCCTGCAGCAGCACCGCAGATAACAGCACCGATTTTTACAGTGGGAGACCTTAGTTTTCCTACAGTTCCAAATGTGGCAATTCCGTATTTCGGAGTACAGAATTCATTTCAGGGGAAAAGTATAGGAGGAATAACTACTTTAGTACGATATAATACTTCAGGAAATAAAATTTATGAAAATTTGAATGTAGAGTCAACAGCCGGAACATCACTGGAGCTTAACGGGGCAACTAATAACATCACTGTAACAGGTGAGGCAGCCTACAATAACGGATCATATACGGGAACAACTGCTTCTTCTTATACCCATACCGGATATACTACGGGTTTTTCGGCACATAATATATCAAACAGCGGAAATTTTGAAGTAAAAGGTAACTGGGATATGTCGATAACTGACGGGAAAAGTTATGATAACTGGGGATTTTTAAGCTACAGACCATATTATGCCACTACAGACAGTAAGGTAGTATTTTCAGGAAATCTTACTTTACAGGCAAATAATACTACAAATACTTTTTCTTCTACTGCTCTTGTAGGATTGAGCTTGAATCTGGGAACTTCAACAGCAAATCTCGGAACTAAAGCTACTTTGGAAAATACAGGTACTATAACGCTAAAAGACGGAACACAGCAGGGGCAGAGCGGAATCGCTATGCAGCTGGACAGAGGAACAGCGACATCTTCTAAAGAAGGGGAGTTAATTAATTCAGGAAATATAATAATAGAATCTACTTCTAAAAATGTATCGGGATCAACTGGAGGAGTCGGGGTATTTGTAGCAGTTGATCCATATACAAAACCAATATTAATAAAGTCCGGTAATATAAGTATCACAGGAAACGGTAACAGAGCAGTAGAAATCGGAGCATCAGTGTACGGCAGCTATGATTATGTAAATTCATCAATAGAAATAGACGGTTCAAATGGGAAAATTATTCTTGAAGGTGACAAAAATGTGGGATTATATGTCCAAAGAGGTTTGAGTACCACTGGAACCAATATTTTGGATAGTGTAAGAAATATGGATATATTAATAAACGGAACAAATACACCGGCAGTATCAAGAGAAACACAGTCTGCTACTCTAAAAACAATGGATATGATATTAAATGACACAATAATACAGAAAGTAGAATTCGGGGAGAATTCCAAGCAGAGTTCTTTGGTAAAAGTTAGTTATGGTAATGTAATATTAGACAGCAGTCTTGTTAACTCCATAGAACCCATAAATGCAGGATTTCAAAATTCCATTGCAGCAGGTTCATATGCCACAGTAATAAAAAACTATATGCCTGTAACAATAAATTCCGGAGCTAAGGCAATGAGCGTAATAGTAACTAACGGAACTTTTGAAAATTATGGTGATATTATAAATAATTCTTCGTCATATGCCAATGAATGGGGATATAACTACGGAGGTCTGGGTCTGGTTATCACCGGAATGGTAGCAGGTGAGCATGGCTTAAATAAAGGTAATATTACTATGAACGGAGATTATGCAACAGCTATTTATAATAACGGGTTAAATATGACATCTGAAAACAGTTTTATAGAAGTGAACGGAAAACAGCCGACAGCAGTTTACAGCGGAGCGGGTTCTTTATATGTTAATGGCGGTTATGTAAATACTTCATCAGAAACCGATATAACAACAGACCGGCTTGAAATAAACGGTGACGGAGGAGCTGCAATATTTTCAAAGGGAGGAAATGTCTCTTTGCAGTCTAAGACTTCAGGACAGGCAATGGAAATGACAGTAAACGGTAAAGACAGTTTTGCATTCTTTTTCCAAAAATTCACTAATAACGGAAGCAGTCTGACTGGGAAAACTGTAATAAACGGAGATGTAAATGTCAATCTGAAGAACGGGGCAATAGGATATTATTATGAAGGCAGCGGAATAGCAAGCGAAGCTGACCTTCCTGAATATATAAACAGTATAACAGATACTTCAAACGGAAAACTTACTATAAATGCAGATTCAGACAGTTTTAACATAGCTGTTAAAAATACAAAGGTGAATTTAAGTGATTTGAGAGATATTACAGAAAGTTCTTCAATAGAATTTAACGGTTTAGGAAGATCAAAGGTAACTTCATCATTATTAGTAATAGATATAGATTCTAATATAGATAAAAACAATAATACAGGTGATAAAACATACAGAAATACTGAAATAGGGAAATCCGGAGTATCTGTAAGTCAGGGAGTCACAATAAAAGGAACCGAGGATAATCTGGTTGGTATAGGGCAGAGTTATAATGCTAATGAGTATAACAGAATAAGCAGTGAAAATAATGGTACAATAGATCTGGAAGGAAGTAATTCAATAGGTATTTATACTAAAAGAGCAGGGCAGACTAATACAGGTATTTTAAATCTGAATGGTGAAACCGGCATTGGTATGTATACTACCGGAGGAACTGCGAGAAATGACGGAGAGATAAACATCGGAAATAATGGTGTGGGAATATACGCAGAATCTTATCCGGTTCCAGATGACGGAAGTACTTCTTATTCTTCTTTTACTGTATATAACTCAGGAAAAATAACTGCAGCTTCTGGTGAAAAAGCCATAGGTATCTATGTAAATGAGAATTCAAGCGGGGGAACTTACGGCAGCGGAACTCTGGCTTTAGAAGGCGGTACAGACATTGATGTAAGTGCTTCTAAAGGCGGTGTAGGTATATATTCAAATAAATCTTATATTATGAGTTCAGGACCTATTAAGATAACAGTGGGAGAAAATGGAACAGGAATTTATATCAAAGATAATTCCGTATATTCGGATAATCTGGAATTGAATTTATTAGGGGATAATTCTGTAGGTGTGTATACTGACGGAACTGCATCATTTATGAGTTCCGGAACGGTTAATGTAGACGGTAAAGGAATAGTAATCTTCAATGTGGCAGGTTCAGGAACTTTTAACCAGAATTTTTCTGTTAATTCTACATCAGATTCACAATATATAGTACAAAATATAAAAGACAGAACTTTGTATTATGATTCAAGTGCTTCATTGGGAGACGGAGGAACATTTATATCAGGGATTAATTCAGCAGTGTTGCTCGGAAATAATTCATATATCAGTGCAGCAGGAAATAATATGGTGGGTATAGCTCTTACAGGCGGGTATTCCGGAGGCATTCCGGTAACTATAAACGGGGAAACCGTATATCAGGAAGCCACAAATAAGGGAGTAATAAACTTTAGCGGAGATAAATCAACAGCAATTTATGCGACTAATGGAGCCAGTGCTAAAAATGAAGGAACTATTTATCTGGGCGGTTCTTCTGTGGGATTATACGGAAGCGGTTCAGGTACAAGCATTGAAAATACAGGACATATAGAAATTGGTGCAGGATCATCAGGGCTTTACATAAAAGACGGAGACAATGTTTCTAATTACGGGACAATAAATAGTACCGGTGAAAGAAGTGTGTGTATTTATCTTGACGGAAGCAATAATATTACAGGTGAAAATAATGGTGTAATAACATTAACAGGTGATAAATCAGTAGGTGTCTATATCACATCAGATGGTGCAAAGACTTTTAATAACAGAAATTCTGTAGAAATAGGAAATTCAGTAAGTATGTCTGATCCAGCTATAGGAATATTTAATAATAATACTCAGGGAACGGTTAATAATTCTGCGGATATAATATCAGGAGTAAATTCTATTGGTATTTACAGCAAGGGCGGAGAGGTAAACCACACAGCAGGAGATGTAAAAGTCGGGTTGTCAGGTACCGGTATTTATATGAACTCCGGTAATCTGAATATTACTGGCGGGAACCTGACATTAACAGGTGAAAAAACTGTAGGTATATATGGGACTAACGGGGCTGTGATTGATAATAATGCCGGAATAAGTGTAAGCAGTGACAGTTATGGTGTAGTTCTAAGTAAAGATTCTGTTTATACGGGAAGAAATATATCCAATCTGGAAGATAAAAGTGTTTTGGTATATTCTGACGGAAAAACAACTGTAAATAATGAAGCAGGTGCTGATCTGAATATGGCTGGCTCTGATTCTATAGGTTTTTATTTGATAAACGGCGGGGATATAACAAATAAAGCGGTAATAACAGGAGATAACGGAACTGCAAATATAGGGATATACAATAAAGCAGGAAGTATAGATAACAGCGGTGATATAAAAATCGGAGATTCTGTTATAATTGATCCTGAAAACCCATTTGCAAATAAGTATTCAGTGGGGCTTTACGGAGAAAATGTACAAAATATGAAAAACAGCGGTAATATAACAGTTGGCTCAAACGGAGTAGGATTTTATTCTGTAAGTAATATAAATGAGTCTCTGAATACCGGCAACATAACTTCTGCATCGGAAAAAGCAGTGGGAATATATATAGAACAAGGAGCTGTGAGAAACGAAGGTAATATCACACTGTCAGGTGACGGAAGTATAGGTATAGCGGGAACACGAAATACCGAGATTACAAATGCCGGTACTATAACAATGAATGGAAATAACAGTATGGGAATTTATGCTAATGCCAATTCAAAAGTAATAAATGAAAACACAGGGAAAATATATATAAATGGAAATAACAGCACGGGAATACAGCTTTCCGGAAGTTCAATCCTTGAAAATTACGGATTAATAGAAATCGCCTCGGGAACAATAGGTTCAGAGCAGGTAGTAACCGGCGATGCAGCTTATACGCCGCCTAGTATAATAAATGCCGGTATTATAAAAGTTGATGAAAAATTTGAACTGGATGGTTTTAATCTTATTATAAAACCAGATTCATCGAGTTTTAGGGTACCAACAATGGAAGAAATTTCTTTGAATGGCTATTCGCCTGATGATATAAACGGAGGCTTTCTTTTGAGCAACAGTGTAAGTATAGTGGCGCCAGGCTTTAATTTCGGAGATAATGACGTAAAAATAGATCCGTTATTCACACAGGGAACAAATGCAAGAGTGTATAAATTTGAAAATGTATTTGATCCGACAACTCCAGAAGGAGGGCAAAATACCGGAGAAGTATCAGTGAAAAGCAGCTCGCTTACATTTGATGCAATACCTGTAACTAATGATCAGGGTAAAATAGATATATGGATGGAAAAAATTGACTATGATAACTTTACCAAAGGTGCATGGTATGACGGATTTGCTAAAAATATCGAGGATAAATATCTTAATGCCCAGGGTGATGCACTGAAAATTTATGATAAGTTAGACCTTATAACAGATGAAAATACTTTGAGAGACAGTTTTGAACAGCTTTCAGGAAGTGTGTACGCTAATATAAATCAGAGGGAACAGGATATTTACGGGGTACTTAACAATGCATTGTTTACATTGCAGAACTCAGAAAATAACACAAAAGAAAATGTGAAAATAAATGTAATAGCAGGAAAAGGAAGCACTAAGGAGAATACCAGCGGTGTAGAATCGTATGATTATAACACAGTGGGGGTATTGGCACTTAGAGAAGTAGAAAGAACATACAGACACACATTCGGCTACTCACTGGGGTATACAAGAACTGATTTTCAGATGAAAGATACAAATAATGAAGATCAGGCAGATACTGTACAGCTTGGATTACATAATAAGTACAGTGTAAATGGATGGAACTTTAGAAATGATCTGTTAGGTAGAGTAAGTTTTCATAATAATGACAGAAGTATACAATGGTATGACGGGACAAAATCAGATATGAAATCGGATTATAATGTATACGGCATAAGTTCATTAAATGAAATAGGAAAAGATATTGAAATAGGACGTAATGTAAAGTTAGTGCCGTTTACAGGGCTTGAACTCGGATATATGGCGCATGAAAGCTTCGAGGAAACAGGCGGGGCTGAAAGTCTGAATGTGGAAAGCAATGACGGCTACAGCATTAAGCCAAGTATAGGGCTGAGACTTGAGGCAGAAAAAAGTCTTGGATCAAATTCAGACTGGAAAATAAAAGGAAATATAGGTGCAGCTTATGAATATGAACTTGGAAATATGAACAGACAGGAAAAAGCAAGTTTATCTGTAATAGAAGAGGGGTATCACAAGCTGGCACAAACTGCCGAAGATAAGGGTAAGATAAAAACCGGAGGAACAATAGGAGTGGAGTTAAAAGACAGATACGGGATATTCCTTACAGGAGAATACGGAGCAGGAAATGACAATAAAGAAGACTATAAGGTAGGAGTTTCTTTTAAGGCTGCATTTTAG